A window from Malassezia restricta chromosome I, complete sequence encodes these proteins:
- a CDS encoding pentatricopeptide repeat protein, with product MHRAAQLVTRGVSTTTRHALARALEHAELVKDKRHGVEMLGVWRQMMRVFARQGMVSEALALLDDMKACHVHPHIDVLDMALEAAVQADHVARIQDVLSYYAAEPMHPLTILSGRHVANWTPTTYTHLLHHCARTSNLEYMILLVNTARARAVVLGEDALLHIVRCAHQAGEPRIAYDMARNLFNNASARVWMNVLRTCAVHMYATGIQTAWEHSRPLEADEGLLIAILHAASRHGYTELVSSALSCISELTDVHLIPAWEAFCEAQQFDRAMDALGELHACGAETPPMARLVSKAAESIDALKCASAALLRAPRSVPSEAWSAVMYAAAELQHMPTARILGYAAPQPTSGVIQAWLQCCLDTKDRAEAERAWSFMHEQDIIPTATCFERMARMHLMQEQYEEAFTLLEQTKQCALVPTRRMYAAMIWTCWQHNDERWRDLMQEMQEARYEPGERLRALS from the coding sequence ATGCATCGAGCAGCACAGCTCGTGACGCGAGGTgtgtcgacgacgacgcgtcatgCACTGGCGCGGGCGCTTGAGCATGCTGAATTGGTAAAGGATAAAAGGCATGGTGTGGAGATGCTGGGTGTATGGCGTCAAATGATGCGTGTATTTGCGCGGCAAGGAATGGTGTCCGAAGCTCTAGCTCTACTGGATGATATGAAAGCGTGCCATGTTCATCCGCACATCGATGTACTTGATATGGCATTGGAAGCAGCAGTGCAAGCAGATCATGTGGCTCGCATCCAAGACGTATTGTCGTACTATGCTGCAGAACCTATGCATCCTCTTACCATACTTTCAGGACGTCATGTTGCGAATTGGACGCCAACCACGTATACCCACTTGCTTCACCACTGTGCACGCACATCAAATCTTGAATATATGATCCTACTTGTCAATAccgcacgagcgcgagctgtGGTACTGGGAGAGGATGCCTTGCTACATATAGTGCGGTGTGCACACCAGGCTGGCGAGCCTCGCATCGCGTATGATATGGCTCGCAACCTCTTCAACAATGCTTCTGCGCGCGTATGGATGAATGTTTtacgcacatgcgccgtgcACATGTACGCAACTGGTATCCAAACGGCGTGGGAGCACAGTCGTCCTCTCGAGGCCGACGAAGGCCTTTTGATCGCTATACTAcatgctgcgtcgcgacaTGGGTATACAGAGTTGGTGTCTAGCGCACTGTCATGCATTTCTGAGCTCACAGATGTCCACTTGATTCCTGCGTGGGAAGCTTTTTGCGAAGCACAACAGTTCGACAGGGCGATGGATGCACTTGGCGAATTGCATGCGTGCGGTGCCGAAACACCTCCCATGGCGCGTCTCGTGAGCAAGGCGGCCGAGAGTATTGATGCACTAAAATGTGCATCTGCGGCACTTTTACGTGCACCTCGGTCTGTGCCTTCGGAAGCATGGAGTGCTGTCATGTACGCGGCCGCTGAActgcagcacatgccgaCCGCCCGGATTCTGGGATATGCAGCGCCACAGCCAACGAGTGGCGTCATCCAAGCGTGGCTGCAGTGCTGCCTAGACACGAAAGATAGGGCCGAGGCAGAACGCGCATGGTCCTTTATGCATGAGCAAGATATTATACCCACCGCCACTTGCTTTGAACGTATGGCGCGAATGCATTTGATGCAGGAGCAGTATGAAGAGGCATTCACGCTATTAGAGCAAACTAAGCAGTGTGCACTTGTTCCCACTCGCCGGATGTACGCGGCCATGATATGGACATGCTGGCAACATAATGATGAGCGTTGGCGCGATTTGATGCAAGAGATGCAAGAGGCACGATACGAGCCTGGCGAGCGACTTCGTGCGCTCAGTTGA